A genomic region of Podarcis raffonei isolate rPodRaf1 chromosome 13, rPodRaf1.pri, whole genome shotgun sequence contains the following coding sequences:
- the LOC128400959 gene encoding olfactory receptor 5B21-like, with product MRDMEMKNQTEVAEFILLGFGDLRDLQIPLFLFFLLIYIVTMAGNILIIVLVVADRRLHTPMYFFLGNLSCLEVCYSSTILPRMLASFLSGNKIIPFKGCIIQYFFFGGLAGTECYLLSAMSYDRYLAICKPLQYAALMNSTVCRHLACGSWFNGFLASAIVTLFMSQLTFCGPNILNHFFCDSYTILKLSCSNAQLIFTLIFLLCSAFTLPPFLLTLTSYICIISKIVRISSVAGRQKTFSTCSSHLTVVTIFYGTLIIVYMLPETNDLVDLNKVFSMGYTILTPLVNPLIYSLRNREVKESMRRILHKCWVQHGLNKN from the coding sequence ATGAGAGACATGGAAATGAAAAACCAAACAGAGGTCGCAGAATTCATTCTTCTTGGATTCGGAGATCTCCGGGATCTACAGATTCccctcttcctgttcttcctTTTAATCTACATTGTGACCATGGCTGGAAACATTCTTATCATTGTACTGGTTGTAGCTGATCGACGTCTTCAcacccccatgtatttcttcTTAGGGAACTTGTCATGCCTAGAGGTTTGCTATAGTTCAACCATCCTGCCCAGGATGCTGGCCAGTTTCCTTTCTGGCAATAAAATCATTCCTTTTAAGGGTTGCATCATACAATATTTCTTCTTTGGTGGCTTGGCTGGCACTGAATGCTATCTTCTCTCTGCAATGTCTTATGACCGTTACTTAGCAATATGCAAACCCTTGCAATATGCAGCACTTATGAATAGCACGGTCTGTCGACATCTGGCTTGTGGATCTTGGTTCAATGGCTTTCTTGCCAGTGCCATAGTAACATTGTTTATGTCACAATTAACTTTCTGTGGCCCCAATATACTCAACCATTTCTTCTGTGACTCTTATACAATTCTAAAACTCTCCTGCAGTAATGCACAACTTATTTTTACACTAATATTCCTTCTGTGTTCTGCGTTcactcttcctccttttcttctaacatTGACTTCTTATATCTGCATCATTTCTAAAATTGTGAGAATTTCATCTGTTGCAGGAAGACAAAAGACCTTCTCAACATGTTCTTCTCACCTCACTGTTGTGACCATTTTTTATGGGACACTCATAATTGTGTACATGTTGCCAGAAACCAATGACCTGGTAGACTTGAACAAAGTCTTTTCTATGGGTTACACTATTCTTACACCTTTGGTGAACCCTCTCATCTACAGTCTGAGGAACCGAGAGGTCAAGGAGTCAATGAGAAGGATTCTTCATAAGTGTTGGGTACAGCATGGGTTGAATAAAAACTGA